AAAAAAATATTATGCAATTAATATTTCGTCATAATATTTAGTAATCTACACCTCTTTTTAAATCAACTCCAACATTTGCATAATGCTTATGACAGACCATTTCAGAGTAAATATCCGCGAGTTCAAAGTATGAAGGTTCATTTTTACATCTCCCAGTAATAACTACTTCTGTCTCTGCCGGTTTTTTTAAGAGCGTTTGATGTATTGATTCGACTGGCAGCAGCTCTAAATCAACAGTTGGATTCAATTCATCCAAAATAATAGTTTTATACAAGCCACTCAAAATAGCAGCTTTAGCAATTTCCCATGCTCTTTCAGCCTCAACATAATCAATTGGTTGTTGCTGACCTCTCCATACGATCGCATCTCTGCCTGAGCGCAAATGATCTACCAAATGTGGGTAACTTTCTCTCAAAGCCTCTATAGCCGCATCTTCGGTATAACCATTACCACCTTTTAACCACTGTAATATTAAAACTCTATGACTTTTATCTTGAGATATTCCTTTACCAATAGCTTGAAGAGCCTTTCCAAGAGCACTTGTAGATTTACCTTTTCCTTCTCCTGTGTAAATCTCAATTCCACCATTACATCTCCTTTGTGCGGTGAGTATTGACAAGTCTCCTGTTAAACGTGATCTCATTTCTGAATGGAGTTGAGATATTCTTACCAAAGAGGGAGGGGCTGCCCTTCCTGTAATAATTATTTCCAGTCCATCAGGACGATTTTGAAGAGAATCAACTACTTCCTTGATATCAAGCATTCCTAAATCAAGAACTGGATTTAATTCATCTAGTACAACTACGGAATAAAGCGAACTAGCAATAGCTCCTTTGGCAATATTCCAACCTCTTTCAGCCTCGCCAATATCAAACTTTGTAACTTGGTCAGCGGTAAAGTATTCTGATCTTCCCGTCCTTACATGGTCAATCAAGTGTGGAAAGCCTCTTTGCAAGGCCTCTATAGCCGAATCCTCATCATATGGCCTCTCAGGACCTTTTAAGAATCTTAGAAGTAGAACTCTTGACTGTCTTTTTTCGCATATTCCTAACCCTATTGTCCTGAGCACAACACCCAAAGCTGCCTGACTTTTACCTTTACCTTCCCCATCATAAATATGTAATTGACCTTTTGATCTCTCTTGACTGTCACTTGCTGTGACAATTCCAATGCCTCTATTTCTACTTGTATTCGTCAATTGAACAAGATTAATTAATTTAATCTAAGATATAGTTAAAGATATTATTAAAAATTTAATAATAAATTCAACCTATTCATAGGTAATTTGAATTTTAAAGTAATTAGCATGTTCAATCAACTAGAATTTCTCTCTGATGAACAAAATGACAAGCTTTATACAATTAGAAAATATATTAAGAATCTTAATAGCGTTTGTATTGCTTATTCGGGGGGTGTAGACAGTACATTAGTAGCATCATTAGCATTCGAGCAATTAGGTAGCAAAGCCATTGCAATTACTGGCGTTTCTCCTGCATTAGCCAATACACTTCGTGAAGAAGCAAGGAGTCAAGCAAAATGGATTGGAGTGAAGCATTTAGAAATTAAAACATCAGAATTAGACCAAAAAAGTTACAGTAAAAACCCTAAGGACAGGTGCTTTGCATGTAAAAAAGAGCTTCATAAACATACAACCTACTTGTCTAAAAAACTTAATTACAAGATCGTTTTAGATGGGGTCAATCTGGATGATCTAAAAGATTACAGGCCAGGTATAGAAGCCTCAAAAAAAGCAGGAGTTGTTTCTCCACTTGCAAAATTTAAATTTTCAAAACAAGACATTAGGGATATATCAAGAGCATTAGGTTTTCCTTGGTGGGATAAACCTGCACAACCTTGCTTATCCTCAAGATTTCCTTATGGTCATGAAATAACTAGTGAGAGACTAAAAATGGTTGAGAAAGCAGAAGAATATCTTAAAAAAGGTGGTTTATCAGAGGTTAGAGTTAGATGTCAGGGTTCAACTGCAAGAATAGAAATTCCCCAAGATGAATTAAAACATTTTTTTAACAAATATAATTTTAGTGAATTAGTTCAATATTTTTCTAATTTAGGGTTTAATTGCACTAGCTTAGATCTTGAAGGACTAATAAGCGGAAAATTAAATAGATAAATATTGCATTAAACAACCGTTCTCATCTGTTTAAGAACTGCTACAGGTGGATTACGTTCAATAATACGCATGGAATGTTCTTCGGCCTGCAAAGCTTCAATCAAATATTGACTAGCAAGTTCTGGCAACATATTTTGACCACATGTAAAGATATCGACGGCAGAATAATTAGATTCAGGCCAAGTATGTATTGAAATGTGGGATTCAGCCAGTAATGCAATTGCAGTAACCCCCTGAGGATCGAATTTATTACTTATCAAATTCAGAACTGTTGCCTTTGCCAATTTGGCAGCTCTATTTAATGTACAGCGCAAAAAAGATTCGTCATTTAATTTTTCGTAATCACATCTATAAAGTTCCAACAAAAGGTGTTTACTTTTATGACTTAATTTGTGGTCATTACTAAACGAACCTAAAATTTGATTTTTTTTGTAGACTTCCATTAAAGAAATTTATATAAATACAAGATTAGCTAAAAATAGCTACTTTGAAAATTATAAGTGAATCATTTGCGAAGAGCCTAAGAAAGACTGATTAAATTTGTCTAGATGTGTGGCACTTATAAAACATTGACTATCTTTGCCAACAGAATTTAATAACAAATTTTGCCTAGTTATATCTAGTTCCGCCAAAACATCATCCAAAATAAGTATTGGAGGGACATTTAATGTTTTAGTTAATAAATCTAGTTCAGCCATTTTTAAAGCCAAGATAAAAGTTCTTTGCTGACCAGATGAACCATATTTTCTAACTGAAATATTATTAATTAGAAATTCAATATCATCACGATGAGGTCCAAAATTACATTTACCAGTCAATGCTTCGATTGAACGCTGATTTAATAGTTGTTCTGCTATTTTCTTACTAATAAATTCTTCTTCTTCTTCTTCTGGACTTATATTTTGTATTCCAGAAAGATAATTTATATCTATTTGCTCTTTAGATTTACTTAAATAATTATGCCAATATTCAACATATGGTTTTATTTTTAATAGAGCCCTTCTTCTGCGCCTAAAAATCCTTGTACCTATTATTGACATTTGAATATCAAAGCTTTCAACAATGTCTGAATATTGATAATTTGGTAAACTTTCTGAACGCCAAAAATGACTTCTTTGTTTTAAAAGCCTGTTAAATCTATTTATCAGGTCTAAATATACTGGTTCAAGCTGAGATACTACTTTATCAATCCATGTTCTTCGAAAACTAGGTTCACTTCTAACAATATCTATGTCATTAGAACAAAAACATACGCTCCGAATATAATTCTTTATTTCACTCTGCTTTTTCAAGATCGATTCATTGACATAAATTCTTTTAGGGCCTTTTCGGAATAAATTCAACTTTAAATCATCTTTAAAATCTAT
This window of the Prochlorococcus sp. MIT 1314 genome carries:
- a CDS encoding cob(I)yrinic acid a,c-diamide adenosyltransferase; the encoded protein is MTNTSRNRGIGIVTASDSQERSKGQLHIYDGEGKGKSQAALGVVLRTIGLGICEKRQSRVLLLRFLKGPERPYDEDSAIEALQRGFPHLIDHVRTGRSEYFTADQVTKFDIGEAERGWNIAKGAIASSLYSVVVLDELNPVLDLGMLDIKEVVDSLQNRPDGLEIIITGRAAPPSLVRISQLHSEMRSRLTGDLSILTAQRRCNGGIEIYTGEGKGKSTSALGKALQAIGKGISQDKSHRVLILQWLKGGNGYTEDAAIEALRESYPHLVDHLRSGRDAIVWRGQQQPIDYVEAERAWEIAKAAILSGLYKTIILDELNPTVDLELLPVESIHQTLLKKPAETEVVITGRCKNEPSYFELADIYSEMVCHKHYANVGVDLKRGVDY
- the larE gene encoding ATP-dependent sacrificial sulfur transferase LarE; translation: MFNQLEFLSDEQNDKLYTIRKYIKNLNSVCIAYSGGVDSTLVASLAFEQLGSKAIAITGVSPALANTLREEARSQAKWIGVKHLEIKTSELDQKSYSKNPKDRCFACKKELHKHTTYLSKKLNYKIVLDGVNLDDLKDYRPGIEASKKAGVVSPLAKFKFSKQDIRDISRALGFPWWDKPAQPCLSSRFPYGHEITSERLKMVEKAEEYLKKGGLSEVRVRCQGSTARIEIPQDELKHFFNKYNFSELVQYFSNLGFNCTSLDLEGLISGKLNR
- the speD gene encoding adenosylmethionine decarboxylase codes for the protein MEVYKKNQILGSFSNDHKLSHKSKHLLLELYRCDYEKLNDESFLRCTLNRAAKLAKATVLNLISNKFDPQGVTAIALLAESHISIHTWPESNYSAVDIFTCGQNMLPELASQYLIEALQAEEHSMRIIERNPPVAVLKQMRTVV
- the recF gene encoding DNA replication/repair protein RecF (All proteins in this family for which functions are known are DNA-binding proteins that assist the filamentation of RecA onto DNA for the initiation of recombination or recombinational repair.), whose translation is MNECTKKIFLNKLKIKNFRNHKSFEIDLIEQRAIVLGCNGIGKSNLLESVEFLSQLKSNRAFSDKDLIENDSDMAVVIGQIDFKDDLKLNLFRKGPKRIYVNESILKKQSEIKNYIRSVCFCSNDIDIVRSEPSFRRTWIDKVVSQLEPVYLDLINRFNRLLKQRSHFWRSESLPNYQYSDIVESFDIQMSIIGTRIFRRRRRALLKIKPYVEYWHNYLSKSKEQIDINYLSGIQNISPEEEEEEFISKKIAEQLLNQRSIEALTGKCNFGPHRDDIEFLINNISVRKYGSSGQQRTFILALKMAELDLLTKTLNVPPILILDDVLAELDITRQNLLLNSVGKDSQCFISATHLDKFNQSFLGSSQMIHL